The Culex pipiens pallens isolate TS chromosome 2, TS_CPP_V2, whole genome shotgun sequence DNA window tgtcatattcgtgttcagcgaccccaaattagttagatttgagtggttgaatggctattacaccctcatataaatattcccaatatactacaggcgccatattggccgccatcttggatttctggatttctgaatactttgggattttctaagtgtcatattcgtgttcagcgacctcaattGGTTAGATTTGACTGGTTGAATCACTATCacaccctcaaataaatattcccaatatactacaggcgccatataggccgccatattggatttctgaatttctgaatactttgaaatataccaagtgtcatattcgtgttcagcgaccccaaattagttatatttgagtggttgaatggctattacaccctcatataaatattcccaatatactacaggcgccatattggccgccatcttggatttctgaatttctgaacactttggaatatacaaagtgtcatattcgtgttcagcgaccccaaattagttagatttgagtggttgaatggctattacaccctcatataaatattcccaatatactacaggcgccatattggccgccatcttggatttctgaatttctgaacactttggaatatacaaagtgtcatattcgtgttcagcgaccccaaatcagttggatttgagtggttgaatggcttttacaacctcaaataaatattcccaaaattctacaggcgccatataggccgctatcttggatttctggatttctgaatactttggaatattctaagtgtcatattcgtgttcagcgaccccaaattagttagatttgagtggttgaatggctattacaccctcatataaatattcccaatatactacaggcgccatattggccgccatcttggatttctggatttctgaatactttggaatataccaagtgtcatattcgtgttcagcgaccccaaattagttagatttgagtggttgaatggctattacaccctcaaataaatattcccaaaattctacaggcgccttattggccgccatcttggatttctgaatttcataatactttggaatataccaagtgtcatattcgtgttcagcgaccccaaattagttagatttgagtggttgaatggctattacaccctcaaataaatattcccaaaattctacaggcgccatattggccgccatcttggatttctgaatttcagaatactttggaatatacaaagtgtcatattcgtgttcagcgaccccaaattagttacatttgagtggttgaatcactattacaacctcaaaaaaatattcccaatatactacaggcgccatcttggatttctggaattctgaatactttgggattttctaagtgtcatattcttgttcagcgacctcaaattagttagatttgagtggttgaatcactattacaccctcaaatatatgttcccaatatactacaggcgccatattggtcgccatcttggatttctggatttctgaatactttggaatattctaagtgtcatattcgtgttcagcgaccccaaattagttaaatttgaatggttgatttcaaattttaatgctttcttGTTGATTTGGCCATGGTGTGTTCCCTAAAACGAGCGCCTAAAAAGAGTTGCTTCGACGAATTTAGTCGGTGTTACTAGCAGGTAAGTCGGATCAGGTTCGTTCTTGTTTTAGATGAATCTTGAAATCCTACCGGTTCGAATGCTGCAAGAACGATCAAGATTGGTTGAAATGGAGCCAAATGCGAGCGAGTTGAATTTAGCGAAGCAACTGTTTCGGAGGCTTGGTCGTCCGTGTAAGTGAAATAtgccttggacggaggagtgttaaaataacaaagaatgttatggaatctttttgaaaaatccatttttgcataagggtttaataacagtttatgttataacaaaatttgttattggtctgatattggttgaaagccaaaacaactttggaataacattttttgttatggaagaatacctccaactgttattgggaatatcggattagttgttaaaataacaaaatataataacaaagatttgttagaagaataattaaaagtgttattagtctgttattacaataacaatcgaataacaaaaaaaaaatcataacgacgactaacaaatcttgttataaataacataaaacgttattggcctagtattttcaaatatcaaaaaatgttattcccaagttatttccgtctgttcGGGTTGGTTTTACtctaaacaacccaatgttttcaaatatttgaagcaagctttgaatttatttttgcattttttgagaacaaacaatagcaTTAGATTTTCATCACATTTGataatggtaaacaaaaacgtaaaataatctcaattttaatttggaggtaaggagttaatattgttttgatgaaataacatcaatctgttaaaaacttacctaattgtaataatttaatactcatttaGGATCattccagatcggccatttggcggctaTGTACGAccttaagcaagatctattccaaGTTGCTTGAAAagttaatattatcagaaataattctgatatcataatttctgataatctgattgattatatataaaccaaaaaatacatataattgaacaaaatcatgttgagtttgttcatttattatttttttaagagcaatttcaaaaaatagttccaaaaatttgagaaaatttatactttcgcttgaatttcgggaattctcgggaaatttacaaatttcccgggaaaagggaaatatttttttttcgggaaatcccgggaattcccgggaatttctttcccgggacgggaaattggacgctctaggtgTGTCATCCATAAGGGAAGCTTTGTTgacctgttgttgttgttgttgttattttatttatttccggcagctttaacctttcggtcattcgctgccccttTGTTGACCTGGTTACAGTAGTTTTTGTTCAGAGCTTTCAACAGCGACAGCAGGAATCCGTGGGAATCTTCTTGTCTGCCAACAACGAAATCCGCATCAATCTGATTAAGTATAGATTGAATAAGAGGAAGGGAAGTTGGTCGGGCTTTTGCAAAACCACCAACGTTTTTATGATTATGCATGTAATGCAATCCTTATCGCGGCATTCCTGGCGATGGGACGATTGTGATACGCATGAGAGAAAAATATCTTGTTCCATGAGTTGAAGATACTAATTTCAGtaacaattttttattgaatacacATAACGACCATTCCAGTCGATGTTTAGTCATAACGTTGTACTTATCAGTCAAAAACAACACTTCatgtcaaataaaacaaaatacaatctAACTTACCTAAAATCCTAAGATCCTCACTTCTTCGCCTTGCGCTTCCGTAGCAGCGCCGGAAAGACGCCTTTGCGCCAGAACTCGTACGCTTCCTTCATCACCCCGTCGACGTACTCCTTGTCGTAATCGATCCACACCTGCGTCACCTGGCGAgacttttcaaaatcaagcgcGGCCACCCCCAACAGAGCTTTGGTTCGGTGGGTCATGTGCATTTGCAGCTGAATTTGTGCGAAATATTTCTTGGAGAGTTTCTTCACGTCGATGTAGCACTCAAAGGTCTTTGGCGTGTACGGACACTTGATCTCGAGCACGAATTCGTCCGCGAGACCGTCCGGTGAGGCTCCCATCCAGGGAAATTGGGGATCCAGCACGAGGCCGGCATTGCGCAGTGAGGGATACTGCTTTTGAAGCACGGCGAAAACGTGCCCCTCAAGGTCCGTTCCCCGCTTCATGGCGAACGAAAAGCCCGACTTGATGCCCATGATTTTATCACACAGCGAACCACGGAGCATCGAGCAGCGGGAAGCTTCGTGAATCCGGGACGCCGTGATCCGACCCTTGCGCAGTTCATGCCACAGGTCGGTGTCGGCCTGTTCGACGGTGAGGATTTCCGCGTTGTAGTAGTTTTCCTCCTGCATGCGACGGCCGCAGAATTCGAGAAACTGTTGCGGATCTTGGCCGTTGTACTCCTGGATTAGGTTGACGAGAGAAAGCTTTTGGGCGGATTCGAGGGCGACCGGAGACGGTGGGGCAGTGACTTCCTTCTTGAGTTTTGGGAGTGGGGGAAGCGTTGCCACCGGTTCAATGTTGACCGGTTTGAGGACATTGTCGTTGTTACGTTCGCGTTTGATCTTCTTGAGGGTGATTTCCTGATTATTTTCCAGCTCTTCGAGCTCCGTCTGTCTTTGCTGAATCCACAGGAGGAAGGCGTAGATTTTGGGACATTTATCTGAAACAGATTAAAACTAATGAATAACATTCAATCGATTAATGAGCAGTCCGAGTCAAACCTTTGCACAACTTGCAACTGGCAGCATTGATGAGATCTTCCCCGGATTCGTTGATCTCGGTCCGAATGTTGTGAATCTCAACCGTTGGTTTAACGTCCTCCACCTGAGCCTTTTTCTTCTTTCCTTTCGTCACAGGTTTTACCAAAGTATCCAGCTGGATCACCTTTAAAACTCCCTCAACGCTGAAAACGTTCGACTTTGCTTCCTTCTTGATCGTGACATTCTCCACGATAATGCCGTCGGTGACCTTTTTCTTCAAGCTGCAAGAATAATGCAATAAATTAGCTCAATTGAAGCAAATTATCATCAAATTACCTCAATCTACTTACGATCGCGTTCTTCTCCCAGTCTTGGCCGATTCGTCACCTTCCGATAAGTTGTTTTCCTTCACAAAGTCGTCGATTGAATCGGCCTCCAGCAGTGGCACCTCCGCGAGAGACGACAGCTTCATGGTGATCCGTAAAATGCACTTTATAACAATCAGTAGCGACACTAGCGCGAATGCTAAACATAAGATTATGTTGGCGGCATATGCAATCAAACGGAATATCATCCGCTTTATGCTCTGGCCGAAGGACCTGCAGCAGGTGTACGAAGCTCAAGAAGGATCACGAATTTGCGccaaatcaaaccaaacaaaaGATGCGAGAGAACtgtcaaattgaaaatgtcaaCCACGGGCGAAATGGGGCGAGGGTGGAGATTACGTTACGCGTCTTGTTGATCAtcacatttaaacgcgtgtaatcaaaggtagagatcctaaatagggagactggtcgaagtgaatttgacgtacccaaacagacacgagtttgacgtatccaaacgagcatttgcctttacgcccagcaaaacttatcagtgttgccaagcttaaaacatacgttgccagatcgatttagcaagcttagaccagtctccctatttagggtctctagtaccgcccctttcaaatgttgctccagattttatcaatttttaaatcgaggccaacatttcaaaaagcatcatgtacacaccatcctttttgagaaaaacgtttttgaatgttgagcatccattttcaattcccattttaatataaaagcaaaataagatgttctaatgataacaaacgatgaaaaaggttgcttttattgatacttgatcatcctaattcaataaaacattatttccgtcattttatttgagaaaaacaaacataacttcttttgaaatcaccaacgtctatatcactctgctgtcattgagggggacgctttgttatgattcgtttttcttcgccgaatgtacatggcccttttttcatgatgcttttttttcgtcacaaggttcatgtagtcttttatttgacaggttgacaggccTGTATAAACAGGGACttctgatggcagagattttgtttatgttactttatttaaaatcatgattaaacagactttactgaagtaacttttgctcatttttggtggagaggtagcttattaggagtacttccAGAATATtgaataacccagaaagtgtcaaaatgtacatgatgccttttgaaatgttaccgtcgaatttaagaatttaagaattctagattaaattttcaaaacaacctatccctcatgggtttcc harbors:
- the LOC120423473 gene encoding uncharacterized protein LOC120423473: MIFRLIAYAANIILCLAFALVSLLIVIKCILRITMKLSSLAEVPLLEADSIDDFVKENNLSEGDESAKTGRRTRSLKKKVTDGIIVENVTIKKEAKSNVFSVEGVLKVIQLDTLVKPVTKGKKKKAQVEDVKPTVEIHNIRTEINESGEDLINAASCKLCKDKCPKIYAFLLWIQQRQTELEELENNQEITLKKIKRERNNDNVLKPVNIEPVATLPPLPKLKKEVTAPPSPVALESAQKLSLVNLIQEYNGQDPQQFLEFCGRRMQEENYYNAEILTVEQADTDLWHELRKGRITASRIHEASRCSMLRGSLCDKIMGIKSGFSFAMKRGTDLEGHVFAVLQKQYPSLRNAGLVLDPQFPWMGASPDGLADEFVLEIKCPYTPKTFECYIDVKKLSKKYFAQIQLQMHMTHRTKALLGVAALDFEKSRQVTQVWIDYDKEYVDGVMKEAYEFWRKGVFPALLRKRKAKK